From the genome of Tachysurus vachellii isolate PV-2020 chromosome 2, HZAU_Pvac_v1, whole genome shotgun sequence, one region includes:
- the LOC132858232 gene encoding uncharacterized protein LOC132858232 — protein sequence MENSQKPMLFILGIYIFSMQWLLSHQQVDVALKGIATQSSSYSVSFYASLAIDGNRASNMNSYSCTTTNAQIGPWWKVDLLAVYDISNVIITNRADCCAERINGAEIHIGNSLINNGNNNPRCVVIPSIPAGASENYTCNMRGRYTNIIIPSITQFLTLCEVEVYGVAVPVFKRVFLRIKFNSIEDLSNLTMRDKILQKIKSANIQSSVFQIRWTKEPELKKMETSQRPLLLTLGVCIFSLQWKLTHQQVNVALRGIATQSSSYANSYHAPFAIDGNRNSNMRSGSCTHTNIQTDPWWSLDLLAVYDIIMVIVTNRGDCCPERINGAEIHIGNSSINNGNNNPSCAVISSIPAIASVNYTCNMSGRYVNIIIPGPNHIVSLCEVEVYGVLDYIFIKRAFLKLNFNSSEDLSNPTIWEEVHQKVCIKSVQPSLFHIRWTVGPEIKTEN from the exons ATGGAGAATTCACAGAAGccaatgctttttattttag GGATATACATTTTCTCAATGCAGTGGTTACTGTCCCATCAACAAG TCGATGTGGCCTTGAAAGGAATAGCAACACAATCATCTTCATACAGTGTCAGTTTCTATGCTTCTTTAGCTATTGATGGCAACAGAGCATCTAACATGAATTCCTACTCATGTACTACTACAAATGCTCAGATTGGCCCATGGTGGAAGGTGGATTTGTTAGCGGTGTATGACATTAGTAATGTAATTATCACTAACAGAGCTGACTGTTGTGCAGAACGTATAAATGGTGCTGAGATCCACATTGGCAACTCCTTAATCAACAACGGCAACAATAACCCcag ATGTGTTGTTATCCCTAGCATCCCTGCTGGTGCCTCTGAAAATTACACCTGCAATATGCGGGGTCGTTACACGAATATTATTATTCCCAGTATTACCCAGTTCCTCACACTATGTGAAGTTGAAGTCTATGGAGTTGCAG TCCCTGTTTTTAAAAGGGTATTTCTGAGAATAAAGTTTAACAGCATTGAGGATCTCAGCAACCTTACCATGAGGGACAAAATTCTtcaaaag ATCAAATCTGCCAACATCCAGTCATCAGTATTTCAAATCCGTTGGACAAAGGAACCAGAACTGAAA aaaatggaGACTTCACAAAGGCCCCTGCTTCTTACTTTAG GGGTATGCATTTTCTCACTGCAGTGGAAACTGACCCATCAGCaag TCAATGTGGCCCTAAGAGGAATAGCAACACAATCCTCTTCATACGCTAACAGTTACCATGCTCCCTTTGCTATTGATGGCAACAGAAACTCTAACATGCGTTCCggatcatgcacacacacaaacattcagacCGACCCATGGTGGAGTTTGGATTTGTTGGCAGTGTATGATATTATAATGGTAATCGTCACTAACAGAGGTGATTGCTGTCCAGAACGAATAAATGGTGCTGAGATTCACATTGGGAACTCCTCAATCAACAACGGCAACAATAACCCCAG tTGTGCTGTTATCTCTAGCATACCTGCTATTGCCTCTGTAAACTACACCTGCAATATGTCTGGTCGTTACGTGAACATCATCATTCCCGGTCCTAACCACATTGTCAGCCTCTGTGAAGTGGAAGTCTATGGTGTTttagattacatttttat TAAGAGGGCATTTCTGAAATTAAATTTCAACAGCAGTGAGGATCTCAGCAACCCTACCATATGGGAGGAAGTTCATCaaaaggtttgt ATAAAGTCTGTCCAGCCGTCATTATTTCATATTCGATGGACAGTGGGACCagaaattaaaactgaaaattaG